The Lathyrus oleraceus cultivar Zhongwan6 chromosome 5, CAAS_Psat_ZW6_1.0, whole genome shotgun sequence genome includes the window GGATGGAAAATGcgattcatgtactccatgaatactccGGGCGCATTAGTAACGCCGAAAGGCATCACCGTGTACTCGTAGTGTCCATAACGAGTCCTGAAAGCAGTTTTCTGAATGTCCTCATCTTTCACCTTAATTTGATGGTAGCCCGACCTTAGATCAATCTTACTGAAAATACGAGCACCCACTAAATGATCCATCAAGTCATCGATCCTTGGGAGTGGATACCTATTCTTAATCGTCACCTTATTCAATTGACTATAATCAATACAAAGTCGCATGCTTCTGTCTTTTTTTTTTCACCAGCAAAACTGGAGCTCCCCAAGGTGATACACTAGGTCTCACAAACTTCCTTTCAAGCAAATCCTCTAGCTGACTCTTCAGTTCAACCAACTCTGATGCTGACATCCTATACGGAGCCATAGAGATGGGTCTAGTACCAGGTACAAGGTCAATAGTGAACTCCACTTCTCTTTCTGGCGGAGCACTAGGAATCTCATCTGGAAAAACTTCAGGGAAATTGCACACCACCGGCAAGTCCGTAATTACAGCCTGACTCTCCACAGTTAAAGCAAACAACATCCTTCTGCTTACAATCACGAGCCGCATGTCCCGGCATACCACAACGGAAACATCTCGTTTCACCAAGCCTACACACATTACTCTTGTGACCCGGATTTCCACACTTGAAACAGATAACATTAGCAGGAGCATCTCCCCCACTTGTTCTTCGACCCGGAATCACTTTCTGTTTCCCTTTACCAATCGGAGTTTCATATGGCTTACCACGGCTGTGTTGGCCCCTTCCTCTCTTCTCAGACAAGATCTTATAGTATGCATTGTTGCCCTCTTCAAAGATTCTACAGCTATCAATCAGATCCTCAAAGACGCGAATCTTTTGATATCCCACAGCCTTCTTAATTTCCGGAcgcaatccattttcaaacttgatgcacttaGAGAATTCGGCATTGGCTCCATCATAGTGAGGATAGAACTTAGCCAATTcagtgaacttagcagcatactccgtgACTAACAAGTTCCCTTGCTTCAACTCGAGGAATTCAATCTCTTTCTTTCCTCGCACATCTtctggataatacttcctcagaaattctCTACGAAACACTTCCCAAGTAATCTCCTCGCCCGCAGTTTCCAACCTTAGACGAGTGTTCACCCACCAATCATCGGCTTCACCTGACAGCTTATGAGTTCCATAACGGATCTTTTGCACAAGAGTGCAATCCAtcactctgaagattctttcaatctccttcaaccaagCCAAGGCTCCTTCAGGATCATACCTACCCAAAAAAGTAGGCGGGTTCTCCCTCTGAAACGTCGCCAGACTACGAGACCCCACGTTCTCGTCAGAATTGGGTGGGTTCTGGAACGCCTGAGCCATTGCCTGTATAGCTGCAGCAAGAGCCTCATCATTCCTCCCAGCGTTTCTTCCGGCCATCTTACACTTCTTCTCACAACACAAACAAGGATTAGCAACAAATTAACAACACAAGGTCGTTAAACAACAAAAGACTCAACAACATGGTCGgatggaccgacctgctctgataccactaatgtaacaccccaattctacccgtcgtaaattcaattaaaaatcagagtaaacaaatttcacacaaaattgAGGCATCACATATATCATTTCATCAACACTTAAACAAATTGCACAACACGGCAATTGTGCAAGGATCCACTTAGTCCTTGTTAAATAATAAACAACACTGTATATGGATTCACCTAGTCCATATAGCAGCAAGACACAAAACATCGCAACGGAAATCATTTAGATAATTAAGTTGAGTCATACATCTACACATTCAAAAGAAAACAAGCAAACAAATGCCCATCACAACTATCATATACAATGATATACAAAAGGGCATTGTTActatcaaaatcatgaaaaacaTTCATTAACCCCTGAGTGTTACAATCCTAATCAGAGCAATGACGCCAAAAGTGTGCTACCACTATCCTCCTCTCAACGCGGAGCACCTGCACGTTACCAATATAAAGGTAACGGCCAACAACAAAAGGGTGAGATACTCAAATCATATAATCAAGATAATGATAAGCAATATATAAGTAAATTCGGAAAGTTAGAAATATTGTTACCACATCGCACAATCCTTCACTTGAATGCTTATGTATTTAATCATAAACAAAGTCAATAATCATCCACAACATCAATGTTACATCATAGCATCTCATCACTTTAACATTTCATCAATCCATCAAAAAACATTACGATTCATCGCATCATCGCAAAATATCACCGCACATCATAAACCGTCACAtaacaacaattatcacaaaatGCGGAAATAAACATAACCAACATATGTGACTCAAATATGCAAATGCTATGCGGTACCGACTCGTCGCTTTGCCATCAAGGCTAAGGCTTTATGCCCACTTCGCTTTTGCCAAAAGGCCAC containing:
- the LOC127079084 gene encoding uncharacterized protein LOC127079084 — its product is MAGRNAGRNDEALAAAIQAMAQAFQNPPNSDENVGSRSLATFQRENPPTFLGRYDPEGALAWLKEIERIFRVMDCTLVQKIRYGTHKLSGEADDWWVNTRLRLETAGEEITWEVFRREFLRKYYPEDVRGKKEIEFLELKQGNLLVTEYAAKFTELAKFYPHYDGANAEFSKCIKFENGLRPEIKKAVGYQKIRVFEDLIDSCRIFEEGNNAYYKILSEKRGRGQHSRGKPYETPIGKGKQKVIPGRRTSGGDAPANVICFKCGNPGHKSNVCRLGETRCFRCGMPGHAARDFFPDEIPSAPPEREVEFTIDLVPGTRPISMAPYRMSASELVELKSQLEDLLERKFVRPSVSPWGAPVLLVKKKRQKHATLY